In Anas platyrhynchos isolate ZD024472 breed Pekin duck chromosome 22, IASCAAS_PekinDuck_T2T, whole genome shotgun sequence, the following proteins share a genomic window:
- the CFAP107 gene encoding cilia- and flagella-associated protein 107, whose protein sequence is MIASIKDGRDWWKIEPKYSTRVLIGNWLEERKRFIKPTGKLGHSIYSTDFVCFPDHKPEQTVRRTMRKKYEGLPAQHFFTHHEEPRSRNLVSEYDDKYNRHGYDPLLPPLRTWNGRKLAWIPQKSDFPILEPPTNYGLLEHLMKKRHKKEAGMMTSVYTISYEKPPVSAFATTHGLPSRQGRRPRNIDRILDYEESQKYLQALGQLVRDRKARDASM, encoded by the exons ATGATTGCATCTATTAAAGATGGACGGGATTGGTGGAAAATTGAACCAAAATACTCTACTAGAGTTCTCATTGGAAACTggctggaagagagaaaaagg TTTATAAAACCCACTGGGAAACTTGGCCACAGCATATACAGCACAGACTTCGTTTGCTTCCCAGATCACAAACCAGAACAAACAGTAAGAAGAACCATGAGGAAGAAATACGag GgcctgccagcacagcacttcTTCACACATCACGAGGAACCAAGAAGCCGAAATTTAGTATCAGAGTATGACGATAAATACAATAGACACGGTTATGAccctctgctgcctcccctccGCACCTGGAATGGACGCAAGCTTGCCTGGATTCCTCAGAAATCAGATTTCCCCATTCTTG AACCACCTACCAACTACGGCCTGCTCGAGCACCTGATGAAAAAACGGCACAAGAAAGAAGCTGGAATGATGACGAGTGTCTACACCATTTCCTATGAAAAGCCACCAGTTTCTGCTTTTGCTACAACTCATGGCCTCCCTTCCAGGCAGGGACGTCGTCCCCGTAATATTGATAGAATCCTGGACTATGAAGAGAGTCAGAAATATCTACAAGCCCTCGGCCAGCTAgtgagagacagaaaagcaagagaTGCCTCTATGTAA